From the Nostoc sp. PCC 7107 genome, the window GTTTGTATTTGTTTTGGCATCTTTTATCGGCTTTGAAGTCATTAACAAAGTCCCACCAACCCTACATACACCCTTAATGTCCGGTTCAAATGCGATTTCTGGCATTGCGGTACTGGGGGCGATAGTAGCTGCTGGTGCCAGAGAAACAAGTGTTTCGGTAATTCTGGGTTTGATTGCAGTAATCCTCGCCACAGTCAACGTTGTGGGCGGTTTCCTCGTCACCGACAGAATGCTGCAAATGTTCAAAAAAAAGGAGATTAAGGCGTGAGCGACTTTTTACCAACTGGAATTCAGCTGACGTACTTAGTCGCTGCATCCTTATTCATTTTCGGTTTGAAAAAGCTGGGTTCACCCGCCACCGCCCGGAATGGCAATGTGATTGCGGCTGTGGGGATGCTGTTGGCAATTGTGGCGACAATGCTGGATCAGCACGTACTGAATTATGAAATGATTTTGTTAGGCTTGGCCATTGGTTCAGGCATTGGTGCGATCGCAGCCTATAAAGTCCAAATGACCGAAATGCCCCAAATGGTGGGTTTACTCAACGGTTTGGGCGGTGCAGCTTCAGCGTTAGTCGCTGTGGCGGAATTTTGGCGATTACTAGAACACTCCCAACCCATCCCTCTAGATGTCAACATTTCTATGTTGTTGGATGTGTTGATTGGGGGTGTTACGTTCACAGGTAGTTTTCTCGCCTTCGCCAAATTACAAGGTTTAATTAGCGGTTCCCCCATTACATTTCCTTTCCAGCAGCCATTTAACTTGTTGCTGTTAGGTGCTTATCTAGCTGGTAGTGCTTACTTAATTGTCACGCCCGATAGCCTACCTATATTCTTGGCAGTAGTTGGGGTTTCTTTGGTATTGGGTGTGATGTTCGTCATCCCTATTGGTGGTGGCGATATGCCCGTGGTAATTTCGCTGTTGAACTCCTTGTCGGGTGTAGCTGCATCCGCCGCGGGGTTTGTGGTAATGAACAATATGTTAATTATCGCTGGCGCATTGGTGGGAGCTTCTGGCCTCATCCTGACAGAAATCATGTGTAAAGCCATGAACCGTTCTCTGTTCAGCGTCCTATTCAGTGCTTTTGGTTCAGGTAGTGCGGCTGGTGGTGCGGCGGCGGCTGGTGCAACAGATCAAACCGTCCGCAGCATTGATCCCGAAGAAGGGGCGATGATGTTGGGTTATGCCCGGAACGTGGTAATTGTGCCTGGTTACGGTATGGCAGTTGCTCAAGCGCAACACAGCGTAAGGGAATTGGCAGATCAATTAGAACGTATGGGTGTAGATGTGAAGTATGCCATTCACCCTGTTGCGGGGAGAATGCCCGGACACATGAACGTGTTATTGGCAGAGGCGAATGTGCCTTAC encodes:
- a CDS encoding NAD(P) transhydrogenase subunit alpha, with translation MTEALLAALFVFVLASFIGFEVINKVPPTLHTPLMSGSNAISGIAVLGAIVAAGARETSVSVILGLIAVILATVNVVGGFLVTDRMLQMFKKKEIKA
- a CDS encoding NAD(P)(+) transhydrogenase (Re/Si-specific) subunit beta produces the protein MSDFLPTGIQLTYLVAASLFIFGLKKLGSPATARNGNVIAAVGMLLAIVATMLDQHVLNYEMILLGLAIGSGIGAIAAYKVQMTEMPQMVGLLNGLGGAASALVAVAEFWRLLEHSQPIPLDVNISMLLDVLIGGVTFTGSFLAFAKLQGLISGSPITFPFQQPFNLLLLGAYLAGSAYLIVTPDSLPIFLAVVGVSLVLGVMFVIPIGGGDMPVVISLLNSLSGVAASAAGFVVMNNMLIIAGALVGASGLILTEIMCKAMNRSLFSVLFSAFGSGSAAGGAAAAGATDQTVRSIDPEEGAMMLGYARNVVIVPGYGMAVAQAQHSVRELADQLERMGVDVKYAIHPVAGRMPGHMNVLLAEANVPYTQLYDMDDINPQFEQADVALVIGANDVVNPAARSDTSSPIYGMPILEVDRAKQTIVIKRGMSAGFAGVDNELFYKEKTTMLFGSAKDMVAKLVSEVKQL